The following are encoded in a window of Onthophagus taurus isolate NC chromosome 3, IU_Otau_3.0, whole genome shotgun sequence genomic DNA:
- the LOC111414446 gene encoding basic phospholipase A2 homolog 1, with translation MKIDRLFWIIFLCDFVNFSLSYSIDLNTTIYKSYAYNPFGESKILGNTNLKQKRNVLNLYNMISCSTGCNPLIYKGYGCFCGFLGSGQPVDGVDKCCKEHDWCYNVANCPYSLEYFIPYYWTCLNNNPHCSIDHGFFGGKDSCSYRLCQCDRILSNCLKRYNCPAKRAICETSTFRYIQNVLMNF, from the exons ATGAAAATTGATAGATTGTTTTggataatttttctttgcgaCTTTG tgaatttttcCTTAAGTTattcaattgatttaaataccACAATTTATAAAAGCTACGCTTACAATCCATTTGGAGAATCAAAAATTCTCggaaatacaaatttgaagCAAAAACGAAACGTTCTTAATTTATACAACATGATTTCTTGTTCGACCGGATGTAATCCTTTGATTTATAAAGGTTATGGTTGTTTTTGTGGATTCTTAGGATCGGGACAACCTGTTGATGGTGTTGATAAGTGTTGCAAAGAACACGATTGGTGTTATAACGTAGCTAATTGTCCGTACTCtttagaatattttattcCGTATTATTGGACGTGTTTAAATAACAACCCACATTGCT cgaTTGATCATGGTTTTTTTGGTGGAAAAGATTCGTGTTCTTACAGACTTTGTCAATGCGATCGAATactttcaaattgtttaaaacgtTACAATTGTCCCGCAAAACGAGCAATTTGTGAGACCTCAACGTTTCGATATATTCAAAATGtg